The sequence below is a genomic window from Dermacentor andersoni chromosome 6, qqDerAnde1_hic_scaffold, whole genome shotgun sequence.
CTGAGCgccttgtcgtatctaattggctgacaagaggcgaggagaacgctcaagtggagagggattcactggggcagagccagtgcactgaaaatcgataaccggatgaagagggtggtgccggcgtctgcgattggtcggctttcccttacttagcttgtggtggctggtcgaaaatcacggcggcatgcaacggaagcttaagaatgacgctaaaactgaccctcagcaaagaagagttggcagaatgaggtggtaaacgtgccgaaagggctcgaaaacgttacacggccacgcaagaagatttattatacgcaaaaacacccatgctctccggcaggtgcgagtagccagcgcctcagcgatcggcggcagccatcttttattcctctcggaacggggcagcctgcggctattccgaagaaaattcagttttgttcggcatattaatgcatctttatcgcgtacacgtcactttgacgtggtgagttcgtgcggttttgtgacgccgcgtgacaggcaggtgaagtggctgcagcccgaaaactttttaccaatagccgagggctaatggcgaaagggggtcgaatcagaaataactgtttttcttttttctgtcaaatcatgcataatcagtgtgtacacatcatatcagatggggaggtatcccggttttcgtgacgtcgcgtgacagacaggtgaagtgggcgtggtcgaaaaaagtttttgaccaatcgtggagggctgatagcagaattggaatagaaaagtttggaatagttttacgttatagcgccccatgtttgttaatttagttagtatgcatgcctatgtttacaagcttatacgaccgataaaactactatcattacttcgcatagctagctgtccaataatttgctatcgcaactgatatctcgcctttcgggcgaaactgcgactttttctctctcgcaccctcATGTATAGTCATGCCTGCGAAAAAGCGGCTGGCGATTTCTGAAATGAGACACTCGTACGTTCCGAAGTGTAAGATCTCTAATAAAACAAGTTTCCAAGGTAGCGCCACTCTTCCTTTTCTGCTCGTTTTCTCCTCGAACCTCGTCTTCATCACTGTATGGAAGCGCCCCCAAGAAAGCTCAAAACTAGTAAGGGCACGCGTAAAGATAGGAATACTTGTTATTCGCTTTCACATCGGTTACGATTACTTCGTTCATAAAAGCGTTATTTAAGACACAGAGTAAGTATTCGTTTAGTTTATAGTACAAGGTATATTATATAAAGAAGCATAATCTGTGCAGTCTAACTGCCAACACTGTGCAGGTTGTATTTTACACCACTAGCCATGGTGTCTCGCATGCTTCCTCGCGCGCGCCCGCTTCGGTTCAAATTCACGCTTGTTGCTTGCTCTCTACTCCCACGGCAAGAAATAAATGGTGAAGTGAGTCATAGCTTAGTCTCATCTCATGCTGAGTGAAGGACATCAGACATGTTTTATAGTTATTAAGATTACATATTTTAAGCCCACGTCTTCGTCCAGCGGTTCTGTTCCCCGCCTATTCGGCGGCGCTGCCGTGAAGGAACTAACCCTAAAGGCGGTTTCGCGGCAGTGCGCATCGCGCTGCAATGAAACTACACTTTCAGGCAAAATTcgcactgccgtgaagccacacttcaaCTCATAATTCGCATATAATTCGCACCAGAAGTTGGttgttaaattaaaaaaaaataaggtttTGGTGTGTTTTGTACGCTCAGAAATATGGTAAATTTTAAAAGATTATAGACTGCTTTGGTTTTGATGAGCAAGTCGCAGCGGAGAACTCATAGCCTAGACAAGGCAAGCACGTATTCGTTTACAGTCGCTTACTGATTTCTGTGAGCCGCACGGCCGATGTGAATAGAATTGCGCTGATGCGGCACTAAGCCGTAACTTTGGTGGCCAACAGCCCGCGAAACAGCGCAGGTTAGGCCTAACCGTCAAGGCAAGTGTCAAGCCGTCGCGGGAAGGTTGCCTCTCGTTGGTTTTGGGCCCCAGATCATTTTCGCTGGCCAGTCTGAGGACTACAAAAGGGGCAAGCGTGCCTATCAAGTTCGTCTGTGCGCTTACAGAAGCTcctgctacaagaaaaaaaaaagaaattggctcGATCACACCTATAATGTGAGTGGAGTGACAAGAAGTGAAGAATGAATCTAGAGCACGAAACAGATACGTATCCTTGGTTACAGATCTATAGTGCCGAAACCATTGCGGGGAGTAGCATAGTCAATTGACTTATCCATACTCGTTTATTTCCTTCTGAACTGAATCGTGGCAAACTCATCCCAGTTTTTTAAAAAAATGCGATAGCTCATTATTGCAGaactacagacctatttgcaTTCTACCGTTCTTTGGGaaagttattgagaaactaattgaaatacGGCTAACGAAATACCGTTCTAAATTTAATATCCTTTCTGCATGCCTGTTCGGTTTTCGCCATGGATATTCCACAGAGCTGGCACTTATTCACCTTACGGGCCAACTAGAGAAATTATTCGGCGAGGGATTTCTCGCCGCCCCAGTTATTAAGGACCTGACGCAAGCATTTTATAGCATAAATCATAATATCctaagctcgaagcaattggcatttgCGGTCCTACCCTTTCGCTCctaaaaagctacttatataaCCAAGTTCAAGTTGTTTCTGTTTCCGGTGCTTATTCTCGACAGCGAACTACAAACATCGGTGTGCCCCACGGCTCCATCCTGGCGCCACTTCTGTTTatggtttatattaatgatttacttAATTGTCTTTTTGTacaaaatgcattctgtacgctgataATACCACAATATTCACCTTTCATAAAGATATCTCATCTCTCATTAATAAGCTAAATGCTGACTTAGAAAATATTCTAAGGTTCTGTAATGCTAACATGTTATCTATTAATCAGCGATAAATAGCTTCCATTCCACCTATCAGTTTTGGTCCCCACTGCCTTCATCCAAGTTCATGTTAATCTTTCCTtgcgttgctcagtggctatggtgttgcgctgctgagaacgaggtcgcaggatcgaatccgggccacggcggccgcatttcgatgggggtgaaatgcgaaaacacccttgtacttagatttaggcgcatgttaaagaaccccaggtggtcgaaatttccggagccttccactacggcgtgcctcataatcggaaagtggttttggcacgtacaaccccatgatttaatttaattttaatctttCCTTGGTATTCTACTTGATTGTAAtctgaaatatcacaatcatattgctcacataaaaaagaaaatagcctaCCGTATGCGCATCTTAGTTAAAGCACGCCCTTACTTCTCACGTACGACATTGTTCTCCCTTTACCACTATTTTGTCCACTGTCATATTACTTATGGTATAATATGTCGGGGAAACACCTATAATACTCATATTGCGTCTCTACAGACagttcagaaccgagccatcagaATAATTACTTGTAGTTTACGCTTTTCCAATGACACTTCCTTACTGCACGAGAATAACATCCTTACCATTTCTGGGCTGactaaatacaacctaggtaTTTCCCCCCCAGATTTGTGCATAATGAGTTACCATCAATCCCATTTTCACCACCTAACCTGACAATTCATAGTACCACCAGATTCGCGTTGAATAACAACTTTCTTTTACCAAGAATCCGCATTAACTACGGTAAACAAACCGTGGAATTCCCTTCCATATCAgtatggaacactcttcctctcATTAGGAAAAACGCAAGATCTTTACGCCAGTTCAAAAGGGAACtaaaaatgcatttattattgaCAGACTAATGAAAAAATTTACTGTAACCGTATTTCtgtccgttttctttttgttcttcccccttttttgtttatttttgttcttgtaaataaaTTACTGATATTTTCTTCCCATACAATTCTTCTTGCTACCATGAGATAAGCTAAACCTTGTTTTTTGCAAGCAATTCTgcattttgctctgttaacgttcatttcctgttgcttgtatactaccttattatatgctactgttgctttgaggTGTCAACTATCataactgttcttgtacaggagctcccgatacagtctttgactatggcaCCTCCTTCTGCATCTCCTTCTTCTGCATTTCATTCTTCTGCTTCATTGAGTcacttgtaatgtgacccaacttctaacaataaattctgattctgatccTGGCACGGAGGCATTCGTTACCTGTGACACTCATCTTCTTAGAAAGTTTGGAAATTTCCTCGCCAACAGGTAGATACGATGATTTGCACTGATGCGGTCTTGTGTGTCCGCCGACGTCGGCGCTGCGGTGGATATCGCTATATTGCTCCTTCATGTACCAGATCCTTGAACAAAAAGCTCGTGCGTAccaccatggcctccgagatttaccCCCGCGCGCGTTTTCGAAATGCGCGCCGTGgtggatctcggaggccatggtacCACTAACGTGCGGCTGCGCgtgctctatcttgaaagcgatgtgcgtcGGCTAAACAGTCTAGGCGggccgagggctgatggcttcgtgtgagCTGTGTTGTTCTCGTCCCTTAGTTCCCGTGGAAGCGTGAGGCATCACGAAGGGTAGTACGTTCGCTACTGCTGTCGATCTTCCTCGCgcccagcgttttgacagcgcgtgtccgcagtcatcgagtgagaatGTGTTCACGTCTGCCTATGCGCACGTGACActatgtttgttaatttagttagtaagcgaatgtttacacctttatacggccgataaaactactatctttacttcgtacaatgtctataatttgctatcgcaatcgatgcttctccttACAGGCGAAACTGAGACTTGTCCTGTTCTCCTACTTCACGTTTTTATACTTTGCGCCAAGAAGAGTACGTTTAGTAAGTCTAAACACCAACTTGGCCATGAACAAGTACTTTTGGACATACTTGCAGGACCGTTATAGTATTCATGAGCCCATGACGTCTGAAGAGAAGACGCATGCAATGCATGCATTGCAGGAACGTACTCATACTATGTACGTAAGCTATGGAGAGGTACCTAGCTGGATGACAATAAGTCGATTATTATAAATTTCTTGTCAAGCTAGGTACGCCTTGCACCAATTATAGTTCAGCTGGAACCTGTACCACATTATTGAGGTACGTTAGACTTTCGAAAAAGGGCTACACTACGCCCTCGGCAGTGTTTCCTGTAAACTCCAGCCACTTTATAACCGGAGGGTGTTATTCCCTCATCGCATAAATCATCGTGTAGCCCAGTGGCGCAgtcggggggtggggggtgcgGGCACACCGGTAACGTGCCCCCACCCTCCGAAATCTCTTTGTTAGTATGCCGCCAGACCAGGTCCCCCCCTATCCCCGTCCACGGACAATTGCgcacctcctcccccccccccccccttcaccagaaggataaataaataagtagGTTCCGTCACCCCTATAATATGAGTTGAGCGATAATAAGTAAGCGCGAAGAAGTCAGTAAGCTTTCTCAGCAACCTCCTGTAATATTGACAACCTGCACATTGATTTGAGAAAAACGAAAGTAACAATTTGCGAGCGGGACAGGAAGTGGGAGCACCTAACGCGCACTCAGAAACTTCGACAGGTTTGCTGGTGGATTGAACCCAACTGTGACGCACATTCTCAATAAACGTATCATCAAAGCGTATACGTACCTATTGTCCGTATTATTCTGATATATTATTGCGAAATGACGTGGTTGCAGCCTATAGCTTTTTACGGATagcgcggacatggtttgagaagtCTTCTCTAATAGTATAATCTTTGTATAGTATAGTCTTTGAGCTTGGATGAGTtttccagcccccccccccccttgtttttttttttttgtagtcggCGCCTACGACACAAAGCGCTCCTTTCCACTGTCTCTCAAATCCACGTAAAGACACATTAATTAACTTAACGTATTTAGTGAAGCATACAACGTAACTGTCGTGCCCAATGCAGATTTACTTGCATTGCACGTTCTAAAAAGGAGACATGAGCCGTCGGTTGACACAACCAAGTCTCCCGCCGACATTACTGCTTCTGTGAACAGCTACGCGATGGCGACACCACCCCGCTAGACATCGATAGTCTGGTTTAGTTTTCGTTTCCTTCCATGCTAAGTATGCACAGAAATTTACGCACAGGCAGAAACCTTCGCATACAAACAGATAATTTTCTTCAAATCCAAAACATCTCACAAGAATCTATGTCTCCACGCGCACATGACGACGTGTCCTGCACAGTATCTTGTCCAGTTTCGGTAAGGTGCAAGTGGTACCGATATATGGTACCGAAAACACCTTGCCATGACAAATTGATTTAAGAATTTTCGAAGATGAATTCAGCTTAGGAGAAGGCATTTTGCATCACCGTAACCGAATTGCAAATAATCGATCACTGATTTAATACTCCCAGTTAGCACAGCTGGTTCTTCTAATGCGATCAGCGTTCTGTGGGGACTTCACCCAGTTTGCGGTATGTGCCTAACCTCTTTCCCATACCAGTGACCCTTGTACAGATTGGCGACGTTACATAAAAAtgtaaccgattacaattacaattacttcatttAAAAAATGACTCACCGTCCCAGCCCTGCTAAAgtgaatgtccagcgaagctgctgaaAAATCCTAAGCCCCAACACTcagtgaaggtggatgaccagcgaagctgtgtaacacacgacaaagaggtgacagaattttgaacaaatgtgcgaacacatttatttttatcagtggtcatcgtgacgaaaggtacgcacacagatttatttttatacatccgcgctcattcgtgttatacattcgttatatacattcgtgttttcatttcgcgatatactaaGGCAACGAATTTGAGACCtgaatcaccgcaccgactggtagtgggccagtgccgtcagcgccttcgcagagtgaggggcagtatggtaacgctggcatgacgagaggcaatggagccagctgtgcaagaagacgacgacgacgacgaaagcgcgagAAGTGGCACGAGTCTTCGCTGCATGATTGTGATGGTTTCTGCTcacacagatttgttgacggacactgAAAATGTACGGAACCCTCgccgtaaacagcttcgctgcaaaaccattacaactgctgagggggtatgcaatgctttattgctttaaagtaatggtagtaatggtaattttgacagcacgccgccgctgctCGTATTgccctttctttttccctttgccgttCCTCGTACTCACGCTGCTCCTTGGGAGTCCTTTGTGTTGCcgacccatagcggtgctgcaacaacaatgaaatcagttgctaggctggctCTTTTATATGCGAAAGGCTAGTGACATCACTTcacacgtcgcaagctgccgtcgccgcggcagcttgcgcaacagtaatatttacagGGAAACGTaggcggggagcgctacgtgcttcgcattgttatccgGAGCGCCTTATGACCAGTTATGTAGATGtttgtgtttttccgagcgtgaaagaagcccgcgaatacacgcaaagtgcctcgagcggcttgtcgcgcggcaattttgcgtgcatttgcgggcttccttcacgctcggaaaaacattttatgtagcacgtactgagcaacagaaagctgtatcaggagtttgtcatgtcgctctacaattttctcattgacagttttcatagacatataatatttgagaatttgatttattaattaaggctaattatctaattaggcgtcaagaaaaaaaattgtttgagtatttccaagcgacggcaaacagcattacctttgttctgtccagctacgccgcatctgcatattttgaaactctggctaaagtcagctgggacaccctgtataaggtCTTCGCACAAAAATACAAGCTccagcaaagaaaaatgaagcgTTACGCAGagcccacgcattgtgggaatctaTATTTTGAAAAGCATTTTGCAAGTATCTCTATCTAGCATCGTTTGGGTTCAGCAAAGTAGTACAATGCGCGTGCCTTTGTAAGGCGAGCAATTGTGTGTGTGATGGGTGTATGCATGTGACGTCAACAGTAACGCGACGGCACGACAATGACAGTAAGAAGACAAGggcgacgacgatggcgtgacaactgATTTATTGTACTGTGACGAAAAAGCCGGACAACCTGTTCCTTAACGGTATGGGGCGATCCCGATTGCGGTACAGTGTCACGTGGTGTCTCAAAGCTGAAGCTGTCAGAGGGAAGCACTGGGGAAAGTGGGCTGATCCTGAAGACGGAGGGAGAGGGGGTGCAATGTAacatggcaaagaatgcttctcATTAGAAACGCAGTTACGCAGAATAGGCCTTCCGTGGCCTTTCTCACTCCAGAAGATGGACAAAAGCAGACGGGAACTATATAGTAACTGCTCAGTCCACTTCTCTTTTCCGGTCCCGTCAATTACACTTTGTGCGTGTGCTGCGCTTCGCCAACATGCCCAGAGGTGCACTAGTCTGCACTGTTCAACAGTCTTGTAAAATAATGTTGTTTTATTGGAAGGCAAAAACACAAACTATATTGACGCACAGCAGCAAGATGGGAAGCTGGGACTGTGTGTGCGTTTACATAGTGTGCTACATGCACCCGCCGCAATTGCATGCCAAAAGATGGACAGCTCGTTTTGCCTTGTAGCCTCGTCGTCGTAGTCGGCAGGTTATATGCACTGGTCTTCGTTGTTTCGCGACAATATTATACAATGATCGAATGATTCGAATCCCACAATGGATAGCAAGACTTGTGCAACATTTGCTGATGATGATTGGTGCTTTCGTTTGAGGAACCTCTGATGCGTTTGGCGAAGCTTTCAAGCGCTTAACAGTTTTTGGCGTGGGTAAACGGCTACAAAGTTATACAGCCAAAATATATGTTTCTTAATTAAGATAACCGAGTAGAGATCTAAATGTGAAAAAAATCGCTGGCTTTCTCTTGGTCGGAGGGCGAACTGATATCGAGCCCCACGACATAAAAAGAATTTCGATATTTTGGTAAAGAACAAGCGATATTATGGGATCACGTATTCAATCATAGGAGTAAGCCCTTTGTCTTGTTCTCTACAGTCCTCTCTcttttttaactttttgtttaTGTGTTCATCTATAAGTCGCGTCGTCCCGCCTGCTCATAGTAAACCGTCTTGTTTATCGCAAACTATGGTTTGATTGCTTTCCTTTATGACTTGAGAAAACAAGTCTGACTTTCGGTACTGATATCCAAATGTTGAAGGGGATTTTCTGAATTTTACATAATCCGCAGCCTGTTCACCAGGTGACGTCATATCACCTGGGCTGCCTATGTAAACTTGTGCTTTTCTGTCAAGTGTTACATAGTCCGTTGTCTGTTCGCCAGGTGACGCCATATCACCTGGGCTGTCGAAGCCCCCGGTACCATGTGCAGCGTATCGGACGGCGAGGCCACAAGATAACACCGATAAAGGAGGGCTCCGCCACTCCACCGGCCGCGTCGCCCACAGCCCCGTCGAGGATCCCGGCAGCCGCGGGCTGAACAACGCCGCCATGGACAAGCTCTTCTTCACCGACTCGTTCAGAAAGATCCTGCGAGTGGGGAAAGTGCAGACAGACAACAATGTCTTCCGGCTCCACTACCGCTTCACGGGACTGTTCTTGCTCGCCTGTAGCGTGCTCGTCAGCGCAACGCAGTTCTTCGGCAACCCGATCTACTGTGTGGCCCACGACGCTATACCCGAACCGGTGATGAACACCTACTGCTGGGTGGAGGGAACCATCACCCTGCCCCGCTCGCTGAACGCCACAGTGGGCAAGCAGGTCGCCTCGCCCGGCGTCGACCAGCGCCGCATCAAGGACGGTGACGAGGTGATCGAGCACGCGTATTACCAGTGGGTCTGCTTCGTCCTGTGCCTGCAGGCCATCATGTTCTACTTCCCGCGCTGGCTCTGGCGGAGCTGGGAGAACGGACGCGTCCAGGCGCTCCTCCTGGAGCTGAACAAGCCACTGCTCGAACACGAGAAGAAGCAGAAGCAGGTGGACGACGTGGTGGACTACTTTTACCGGCACCGAAGCCAGAACCAGACGTACGCGCTGCGCTTCTTCCTCTGCGAGCTGATCAACTTCGTCAATGTCATCGGCCAAATGTACTTCATCGACAAGTTCCTCGGGGGAATGTTCTCGACTTACGGCGCCGACGTCATCCGCTTCATCAACGAAGACCCCGAAGTGAGGGTGGACCCCATGATTCGCGTCTTCCCCAAGATGACCAAGTGCCGCTTCCACCGGTTCGGTACCTCGGGAGACGTGCAGAAGCACGACTCCATCTGCCTCCTCCCGTTGAACATCATCAACGAGAAGATCTACGTATTTCTGTGGTTCTGGCTCATCATCCTCGCCGTGGTCACGGG
It includes:
- the LOC126522440 gene encoding innexin inx2-like, whose product is MDKLFFTDSFRKILRVGKVQTDNNVFRLHYRFTGLFLLACSVLVSATQFFGNPIYCVAHDAIPEPVMNTYCWVEGTITLPRSLNATVGKQVASPGVDQRRIKDGDEVIEHAYYQWVCFVLCLQAIMFYFPRWLWRSWENGRVQALLLELNKPLLEHEKKQKQVDDVVDYFYRHRSQNQTYALRFFLCELINFVNVIGQMYFIDKFLGGMFSTYGADVIRFINEDPEVRVDPMIRVFPKMTKCRFHRFGTSGDVQKHDSICLLPLNIINEKIYVFLWFWLIILAVVTGIALLYRVVVCSFPRYRYLLLKTLSRMVHPKTMDQLVMKAAYGDWFVLYLLKDNMQAHHFRDIVIKLSQKLATEKDPDYVDGALNSSA